CCACTGATGCGGTTTCCGCCGGCACCGGCACCGCCACCGCCCACAATTACACGGTTTGAAAGTGCATTGCCGCCAAAGCGCACGTCAGAGGCACCGCCGCCGCCGCCACCCGCAGCTAAATTGCAAGGTGATGTACCACCGGTTCCTCCTCCATTATATCCACCAACTGATGTCATCATACCACCACCACCAACATAAATCCAAAGTGTATCACCGGCAGTTACAGCCATTTTACCTGTTGCATATCCGCCTTGTCCACCTGCAACTGCCTGATTGTTTGAGTTGCCCTGAGCACCCCAGGCTTCAAGCGTTACGCTGTCTGTTCCCTGTGGTACTACCCAGAATTGTGGTGCGCCTGTGAATGAGAATGTTACTGATTGAGTGCCGCCAGAGGCCAATGCCTCCGCATAAAAAATAGTAGTACCGGGAACTGTAACCGGCAAGCCGGTGGCAAGCGGAGTTGTGCCCAGCAGATTGCCTCCCACTGGTGCATCGTACCAGGAAATAAAGTTAGCAGGTGCCGGTACAGCCGCCGTAAGCACGGTGGTTCCGCCCGTATCACTGCAAATTGCAGCCGGACTTGCGAAAGCTGCAGTTGGGGCGCCAGGTGTAACACATTGTGCAGCCACTCCGGCTGATACAAGTGTTCCGGCGAAGAATAAGAGTAGTTTGTGTGTCATTCCTTGAGGGTTTTAGAGTGGAAAATTAGAAATAATATCCATACTCATCCCTGCTTTTTGCTCTTACCCGGACATGCGAAATAAGACCGTGCAAAATGACTACACTGGCAATCAGTTATATTATTGCTTTAAATTGATTTTGTATTAACGCTGTTCCAGCCCCAGAGCTCCGCCAATGGGATAATCCATAACCGGAATAGCACTTTCACCTGCAATACGCTGCTCAGGTGTGAGCGGCCTGGCAGAAACAATAATCCGTACCGTGCAATAATAATCGGACCGGCGGAATTCGGAAGGGCGCAAAAATTTGCGGCGGGTAAAATATCCGCCCCCCTTATCGCCATATACCTGAAACGACTTGCTGATGAGCACAAGCTGATTATAGAGTTCGGGGGGCATCGTAGTGGCTTCGGGCGAATCGGGATAATTGTTTTTGATTTTTCCGGTGCGGTCTATCCAGAAGCCCACCAGCATGGTATCGGTTCGGTTTGAATCAGCCGGTGAATAGGTGTAAGTAATGTTTTGCGCATAGGTGCGGCCGAACTGAACCCGGTGTTGTGGCAATACACGCTCAAGACCAGCCGGAATGCAGGCGGTATCAAATAATGCGGCGTTTGTCCAGCTGCCGTTGTTGGTTGAATCGAAACTCAGTTGCCGGCTTTCGGTTGCACATACGGCAAACATGTTGTATTCCACTTTTACATAAGGCAGCAGCGGTTTACGGCGCACCACAATGGTGCGTGTGGCTTTGGCCGAGGTATCTGTTTGCTGTGCGGGCTGGGCAACCGCCACAACCGCAGCAAAAAGAAACAACATGATTAAGATGATGCGAACCATACGATGCAGGCTCAGATTCCAAAAAAGTTGCGCAGGGCATCGGCGCTTTGTGCGGCAGCTGCAGGCACCGGTTTAAGCGTAACGTGAATGCCCGATGGTTTAGGTGTGGTAAACGCATCGGCCGAAGCCCACCAGAGTGTATTATCGGCAATTACCCAGAGCTGGTTTTTCATTTCGGCATTGTAGCTGAAATTGAAAGCCTGCGGGCTTCCCTGCCAGCTAAAAATGCTGTTTGTTCCCTGCTGCACATGTACAATGCGCGAAGCGGTTAAAGTGGTGCCATCTGGACGAAGCAAATTAAGCGCGGTGGTGCGAACGGATGCCGGCCAGGCTATTTTGCGCAGGGTGGCAAAGATGCCGAAATGGCCGGAGCGGAACGACTTTGCAGACCTTGCGGTTTCGGTTTTCGGCGCTGAAACATCGGCACGGCGCAGGACGTTGCATTTTTCAGCAATGCGCGTACGCAGGCTGTTAAGCTGTGTTTGCTGATTATCGAGAATTTGCTGACGTTTTTCTACTGCGGCGCTGTATTCTTCCTGCGCCGCTTTCAGCGATTGTCCTTCGAGTACGGGATAAACGTCTATTTTTTCTACACGCTGCCCTTTTGAAAGGCGAATCTGGTAACGGCCATCCTGCGTGCCGCGTGTAAGCTTCACATCTTCCCACTGCACGCTGTAAATGGCCGGATCAAAACGGCGGGCCGATTCATCCACTTCAAACACCACATTTTTCCAGTCGGCCAGTTGAGGAAACTCGCCGGGATTGAAATCCACATTAAAGCGGTTTTTTCTGGGATCAGCAGCTTTCGGGGCATCGGGCAGTGCAGGCAGCAGCGGCGCGGTGATGCGGTATTCTTCCATGCGCTGCTCTTCGAGCAGGGCATCGTACTCTGCCCGGCGGGCGGCACTGAGTGCTTCAATGGGCAAAAGTTCGCCGGGGGCGGCGGCGCTGGTGTTTTCGGGCAGCTGGACGGGAATCCAGGAAGCTGAGGCCGTTTCAAGACTGTAGGTCGTAAAGCCCTGTACAGCGGGAAGTTCCACATCAATGCCCTGTCCTTTGCGCAGGGTAAGTGGTTTGCCGTTCTGGAAAGCAAGCATTTCTACCATCTCGGCCGATTCGTAGGCCTCGGAGGCTGATACAGGGCTTGCGCTCATGGGAATATCAGCAAGGAAAAGATCAACCGGATCAGCAAGGCGGCGGTAACGCAGCTCTACCTCTCCGCTTACCGGTGCGCCCGAAGCATCGGCAAGTGAATTGGCCGGAATGGTAATACGTACACCATTGCCGGCATCCACCACGGTTTGTACCGCAGTACTTACACGTAAGGTGTTATAGGCCGGCGAAGGCAAACCAGTTGCACCCGCAGCCACCGCCGTATCCTGATTGGGCATGGGGTTACTGACAAGCGGCTGGTTGCCTTTTGCTTTTTCAGCACTTTCGTCGGTGTAGAAAAACACCACGGCCAGCAACGCTACTGCTGCGGCGGCGGCGGCCATCCACACGTAACGGCGCGACGAAGGAATTTTCACCACCTTTCCCGACTGCTGATTGTATTGATCAAGCAGCGCATCGAAATTCCGGCGCGAGAGAATCTCGTCGGTACCGGGTTTCTGGCGGTCGTATTGTACGTTTCTTTTCATAGTATATATGATGATGCAGTACTATCGGGCAGCACGGCGCATATCCATTAGTTTTTTACGCAGTTTTTCGAGAATACGATATGTTTTCACTTTCGCATTGTTCTCGGTAATTTCCAGTATGTCTGCAATTTCCTTAAACGGCCTTTTTTCAAAAAAGCGCATTTCAATCAGTTGCAGGTCTTCCTCATCAAGTGTAGCCACCGCATCGCCAAGCAAGGGCGCAAATCCTTCGTAGGGATCTTCCTGTATCTCATCCATCATGCTGTGCAGTCCGTGGGTATCAATACTTACCGTGCGTTGTGCCTGTTCCTGTCTGAAAACAGTATATACTTCGCTTTTGGCAATACGATACAGCCACGAGGCAAAAGGCACACCCCTGAACTGATACTTATGCAAATTGGTCATGGCTTTGAGGAATACCTGCGAGGTTACGTCATGCGCTTTTTCTTTGTCGTCCATCCGCTGCCAGATGTACATGTAAATGCGTTCGTAATAGAGATTGTACAGGGGCTTGAACTGCACAGGGTCGCTCTTGGCGGCCTCCACCAGTTCCTGCTCACGGTTCAGTTCCTCACCTGAAACGTGGTATTTTGATACTACCTCCATAGCCGGGGTTTTCATCATAAAATTACCGCTTTGGTCCAGCTACTTGTCCCAAACCGGGTTGTCCGGCAGGGCATTTATTACCTATAACCGGAACAGTGGTGGAAAGATACAGAAGCTGCGGGATAATTTATCATTAACTCCACGACTTGGCTAAAAGAGACTGTTTTCAGGGATGCTTCCCCCACTCCATCCGGTGAAACACGGTTAGGCGCAAAATATGCCGGCTATAAACCGAAGCAGGGGCACGATGCTGATACCAGTATAAATAGCCCGCATCAAACGTAAGCCGCCTGCCGCACTCCACAGAAAGCCCTGCATAAACGCGGTTCTGGTCAAATGAGGCGTTTCCGGCCTCGCCGCCGGCCTGCATCAGGTACTCGTTGCTGAGTTTGAGCTTGTAGCTGAATTGCTTTTCAAACAAGGGATAAATCAGCTGAATGCGGTAGCGGAACCGGAAAGCATTGAAACCAAAACCCGCCTCAAGCGCATCGGCTGTTTGATTGGTGTGGTGAAAGAAACGCACTTCCGTTCTGAACCGATGATCGAACACAGCCTTGCCGTGCTGATGCCGGTAAGCCAGTTCGGCATGCGGCCGGAGTTCGGGAATGGTAAGTGGTGGTGATACACCCGGACGGTTCGGGTTGTGAAAAAATGTGCAAAACCCTGCCGATACCTCCCAGCCCTTTTTACCAAGTAAACGATGCACATGCGCCCTGAACAGGAACTGATGCTGTGCAAGCGGATTCACAAAGTGCCTTTCCTGTATTTCGGCCTGAATGTGCCAGCGGCTGTTTAGCTGCAACGTTTCAAACCAGCCATACCAGATAAGCTGCTGCCTATATACCGTTTGCTGCTGTGCAGGGCTGCTTATTGCCATTGCCCAAAAGAATATTACCCCGATTAATCTTAGCTGAAGTGACATAATCGTAATTGCAGGGGCGTAAAATTATAAAATTCCTATAATTTCTATCTAATTTATAGGATTTAATTTGCCTCATTAAAAAACGGCTGCCTCCTTTTACCGGAAGCAGCCGTGCAAATGTGTATTGTGTATTTATTCCGGACAAATAAACGGATACTGTTTATTGTCGATAATGGGTTCGATGCCAAAGAAATCATTGAGTACCGATTCGGCTGTGCAATATGCGCCTTCCACCCAGGCCTGATCGTTTGAATAGGCTTCGCCTACAATGAAAATGTCGGCATCTTTTCCTTTGATGAGTTGCGAGGGTTTTCGGATTTTGCGCTGCACATCGCCAATATTATAGTGCGGAGCCCATTCGTGGTATCCGGCATTGAACGGCGGCAGCGACCAATCGACATAGGCTGCTTCAAGCGGTTCGGGCACATAGGTATAATTTGAATTGGGTCCGTAATGCAGTTCGGCCAGCATTTTGCGCAGCATTTTGACCATACGTGCAGGTACTTTTCGCGGGCCGTCAATAGGCTGTGTATCGCGCGATACGGGAATTTTCCGTTCGCGCTGCGGGCCAAGTTCGAGTTCCTGCCAGAAGGTGGTGTTGTCTTCATCATCATAACTGGCCAGAATACCGTATATCGGTTTCTGCTTTTGCTCATTGGCATTGTTGCCAAAATACACCACCATGCGTATCGGCGAATTTGTCACGCTCGGGCCAATGGTATTGCGCAATGCCGCAGCACCAAGTTGTTTTACCTGTGTAATGGTAAGCGCCTGATTGGTGATGTTTTCGATGGCCTTTACCATATCGGCTTCCGAGTTGTAAGGCACAAACAGCAATTGCTGCATGGCTTTGAGTGCATTGGCCGGGAACTTCAGCTTTTTAAGTGCGGCAATTACATCTTCCGTAATCACGTAGCCGTTTATCAATGCCGGATAAGGCGCAGGATTTTCGGCATCGGGTGCCCACCAGGGCTGATCGAAGAACATGCCCACTTTGTACGAAGGCTGCATGATGGTTGATTCGAGGTAAAGGCTCACACGCTCGTGGTTAAGCACATCAAGTGTGCCGGGAGCAGGTGCGGTGTACTGCGTGGCCTGTGCTACTTTCTCGATTGCTGCGCGGGGCATGGCCAGCCAGGCGGCATCGGCAGTACGTGTACCTTCGGCAATATCCGGATTGCTGCGGCTGGCATACGTAAACACAGCTTTGTTGCTCTTCCAGACAATAGAATGCAGGCGTGTGTCGGGGTAATAGTTAAACACAATTCCCTTGCTTTTGCAAAGGCGCACAATCTCATCAAACAACGCATTAAACATGCCTGAATAACCGATGGAAAGTGTGCGGTACTGGCTGCCCGGCGTAAACTCGTTGTTCATGTTAAACGATACCGCCGAGTTTGTATTGATTACGTTTGAGCTGTAACCATTGCCATCAGCTGCATAATCATACCCTTCCGAACCCAGCTGATCATACAGCAAATTCCAGTAACCAATATCTTTCAGGTAGTCGCCCTTCTGAAACACTGATGTATCGGGAAGTGTAGCTGTGATGGTGCCTTCGTTGTAAAAACGACACCATTCCAAACGTGTTTGCGGACCGGTGGTGGCTGTTACCGAAAGGTTCTCGACGGTGGTAAATCCCTGATCGGGCGAGGTGGTGGCACCGAAGTTATTTACGTTGTAGGGTGCGGGATTGCTGGAGGTAATGTCGTTGAGGTAAAAATTCTTTGAGCGCAGATAGAACAACTGATTACCGGTAACATTAAACGGCACCGAATATTTGTTGAGTCCGAGGCGTTCAATGGTTTCAGTAACTACGCGGTGGCCCGGAGCAAGTCCGTTGTTGGGATCCGGAAATTCTTTCGACGGTTTTTTATCCCAGTATGAATAGCGCATACCGCCAAGCTCCACGTAGGAGTTTTTGGGATTGTTCTGATAGAACCAGGTGCAGATGCGCGCACCGGCCGAGCGTGTGCCGGGATATTGCTTCGAGAAATCATAGCGGCCCCAGTCGTAAAGTTCAAGCACATCGCCTTTTACAAGCTGCTTCCCCTTTAGTTTCGGATCTTTGCTTTTTCCGCTCAGCAAGCGCCATGCGGTATAAAGGCCGGCTGCTCCGGCGCCAAAAATGGAATACGTTTTTTGTGACATCTTATAATGTGTTAGGAGGTTAATCATTTATTCGCTGCCGAGGCGATACATCTGACGCGGCAGATCTTTTTGCGGTATCACTACTTCTACCAGCACAGGCCGGTCTTTAATTTTGGCAATGAGCGGCAATGCCTTGTTAAGTTCTGATACCGTGCTTACGCGCATGCCTTCGGCGCCGAACGCTTTCGCTAAAGCGATGTAATCCCATTTCGGCAAAATATCGAATGCATCAAACTTATGCTGCGGGCCGGGCTGAAAAGCCGTCATATCCACATACACCTGCTCAATGGCATACACCTGATTGCTCATAACAAAAATTACCGCATTCAGCTTGTTGCGTGCCAGCGTGGAGAGCGACTGGCAAACCATCATAAAGCCACCATCG
This DNA window, taken from Bacteroidota bacterium, encodes the following:
- a CDS encoding DUF2490 domain-containing protein yields the protein MAISSPAQQQTVYRQQLIWYGWFETLQLNSRWHIQAEIQERHFVNPLAQHQFLFRAHVHRLLGKKGWEVSAGFCTFFHNPNRPGVSPPLTIPELRPHAELAYRHQHGKAVFDHRFRTEVRFFHHTNQTADALEAGFGFNAFRFRYRIQLIYPLFEKQFSYKLKLSNEYLMQAGGEAGNASFDQNRVYAGLSVECGRRLTFDAGYLYWYQHRAPASVYSRHILRLTVFHRMEWGKHP
- a CDS encoding sigma-70 family RNA polymerase sigma factor, whose amino-acid sequence is MEVVSKYHVSGEELNREQELVEAAKSDPVQFKPLYNLYYERIYMYIWQRMDDKEKAHDVTSQVFLKAMTNLHKYQFRGVPFASWLYRIAKSEVYTVFRQEQAQRTVSIDTHGLHSMMDEIQEDPYEGFAPLLGDAVATLDEEDLQLIEMRFFEKRPFKEIADILEITENNAKVKTYRILEKLRKKLMDMRRAAR